In the Candidatus Methylomirabilota bacterium genome, ACCGCGCTCATCACCGGCTCGATGATCATCTCCGCCACCGTCTGGGGTCCCTCGCCCAGGATCGTCGTCTCCATGTTCTTCACGCAGGCCAGCTCGCAGCTCGTGGGCTCGAGGCCGAAGGGACAGCGGTAGCAGTAGGGCGGGGCCACGTGGACGAAGTCGTTGCCGGAGAGCGGCTCGAACTTCATCTTGCGGTCGCCCATGCCGCCGGCGGCCAGGGTGGCCAGCGTGGTGCCGTGGTAGCCGTAGTAGCGGCTGATCGTCTTGTAGCGATTCTGCTGCGGGAACTCGTGGCGCGCGTACTGGCGCGCGAACTTGAACGCGGCCTCGTTGGCCTCCGAGCCCGAGCTGACGAAGTACACGTGGTTGTCGCCGCCGAGCAGGCCGTTGACCTTCTCGGCCAGCGCGGCCGCGGGCAGGTTCATCGCGGTGTGCGGATAGTACGAGAGCTTGCGCATCTGCGCCGCGGCCACGTCGGCCAGCTCGGTGCGCCCGTAGCCGATGTTCACGCACCAGAGCCCGGCCATGCCGTCCAGGTACTCCCGGCCGTCGGCGTCCACCACCGTGGAGTCCTGGCCGGAGACGATGACCAGCTGGTGCTCCTCCAGCTGCTTGTGAGGGACGATCGGGTGGATGACGTTGGCCAGGTCCTGCTTGACCACGGAGGGCCGGTCGGCGGTGGTGGACATGTCGCTCTCCTGTTCTCGGTCTACCGGGATCGGACGCGGTGGCCGGACGACGGCGGACGGGCGCGGGCGATCAGCCCCCGCGGGCCACCGGCTCCGGCGACTCGATGTCGAGCGTGGTGACCCGGCGCAGCTCGCGACGGTACCGCGCGTCGTCGAAGGGCGTCGCGCGATGCATGGTGGCGCGGTTGTCCCAGATCACCAGGTCGCCCACCCGCCAGTGATGGCGGTAGACGAAGCGCGGCTGGGTGGCGTGCTCGATCAGGTCACGCAGCAGCAGGCGACCCTCCGGGACCGGCCAGTCGACGATGCGGGAGGCGTGCGAGGCCAGGTAGAGCGAGCGGCGCTTGGAGCGGGGGATCGTGCGCACCAGGGGGTGGATCGCGCCCCGGAGCGCGTCCTGCTCGCTGTCGGAGAACTCGAAGCCGAGCGTCTGGCGCGAGTGGGCGATGGAGTGATGGACCCGCAGCCCTTCCAGCCGAGCCGCCTCCTCCTCGGGGAGGGCGTCGTAGGCCGCGCGCATGTCGGCGTACTCGGTGTCCGCCGCGATCGGGGGCACGACCTTCGCCGAGAGCATCGAGTAGCGACCCGGCGGATCCTGGAACGAGGCGTCGGTATGCCAGAGTCGATTGCCCAGGCTGTACATCCGCTTGCGGTTGTCCGACTTCATGATCTCGCCGTTCTCGTCGACGTTCGAGATGTCGCCGAGCGCCTCGTTGCCGAAGCGATTCTTGTGCAGCACGCTGCTGCCCAGCTTGGTGTGGAGCGCCCCGTCCAGACGCCGGGCGAAGTCGAGGTGCTCGGCGTCGCTCCAGACCTGGTCGCGGAAGACCAGGACCGCGTGCTCGTCCATGCCGGCCCGGATCTCCGCGAGGGTCGACGCGTCGCGGACCTGCTTGAGATCGACCGGGCTCACCTCGGCGGCGAAGAGCGGGTGGAGCGGGCGGAATGTCAGGGCCATTGGGCGCCTCCCTTCGGGAAGCCTAGGCCGCGCGGGTCGGCGAGTCAAGAAGTGGCGGCTCCGTCGACAAGCCGTCGCGGCGCGAGAAGTTCCTCCCCGGCGAGTACGAGCCGCCGTCCTTCGCGCTGCGCCTCGGTCACAAGGACGTGTCGCTGGCCACCGCGCTCGGGCGCGAGCACGGCGTCCCGATGCGCCTGGCCAATCTCGCGCTGGAGGAGATCACCGAAGCGCTGAACCGCGGCTGGGGCGACCGCGACTCCAGCACCTTCATGCTGCTGGAGACGGAGCGCGCCAACGTCCACATCGCAGTTCCCCGCGACCGGATCAAGCAGATCCTCGACGAAGACGCCCGCTAGTGCGGGGCCTCACAGCCTGCCTAGCCTTTGAGGCCGCTCAGTCGCACCCCCTCGACGATGCGCCGGTTGGCCACCACGAACACCACCAGCAGCGGGACCGCGCTCAGCGCCGCGCCCGCCATGATCGGGCCGTAGGACTCCGAGCTGTAGGCGCTGCGCAGGAGCGCCAGGGCCACCGGCAGCGGGAACATCTCGGGCCTGTTCACCGCGATCAGCGGCCAGAGGAAGTCGTTCCAGGCGGAGCGGAACGCGAAGATGGCCAGCGCGGCGAGCACCGGCTGCGAGAGCGGCACGATGATGCGCCAGAAGACCTGCCAGGGGCCGGCGCCGTCGATGCGGGCGGCGTCCTCCAGCTCGCGCGGCATCCCGAGGAAGAACTGGCGCAGGAGGAAGACGCCGAAGGCGAAGAGCATCGCGGCCTCCGGCACGATCAGGCCCTGGTAGGTGCTGAGCCAGCCCAGCTGCTGGGTGAGCACGTACTGCGGCACCAGCAGCACCGCGTTGGGGATCATCAGGCTGCCGACGAGCAGCGCGAAGATCAGGTCGCGCCCCGGGAACCGCATGCGGGCCAGCGGATAGGCGGCCAGCGCGCTGGTGCCCAGCACGACGACCACGCTGCCGATGGACACGACGAGGCTGTTGACGAAGGCCCGGCCGATGCGCGCGGTGCGGGAGGAGCCCAGCAGCACCTCGTGGTAGTGCGCGCCCGTGACCGGCCAGGGGATCCATTCGGGCGGCAGGCGAATGATGTTCTCGGCCGGTTTGAGCGATGTCGCCACCACCCAGGCGATCGGGGCGAGCCACAGCACGGCCAGCGCGAGGAGCGCGACGGTGAGCGCCCAGCTCTGCCGGTCGATCCGGGGCGTGGCGGCCACGGTCAGTACTCGGTGTGGCCGCGCAGCAGCCGGAACTGGAGCACCGAGAAGGCCAGGATGACTGCGAAGAGCACCCAGGCCATCGCGGAGGCGGCCCCGAACTGGAAGAAGTTCTGGAAGGCGGTCTCGTAGAGGTGCTGCACCACGGTGCGCGTCGAGTCGCCGGGTCCGCCGCCGGTGAGCACGAACACCTGCCCGAAGAGCTGGAACGAGCCGATGACGTGGGTGACCCCCACGAAGAGCAGCACCGGACGCAGGAGAGGCAGGGTGATGGCCCAGAACGCGTGCCGCGACGAGGCGCCGTCGAGCGCGGCCGCCTCGTAGAGATCCCGGGGAATGTCCTGGAGGCCGGCCAGGTAGATGACCAGGTAGTAGCCGGTCACCCACCACACGGTGGTGCCGATGATGGCCCACATCGCGGTGTGCGGATCGGCCAGCCACGAGCGCGCTGGCACCCCGATCGAGCGGAGATAGTAGTTGAAGGGACCCACCACCGGGTCGAGCAGCCAGAGCCACGCCAGCCCCACCGTGACCACCGAGAGCGTGAAGGGAAAGAAGAACACGCTGCGCAGCAGGCCGCGCAGCCGCCCGCGGTTGAGCGCCAGCGCGAGCACCAGCGGCACGGCGAGGATCGGCAGGGTGCTGGCCACCGTGTAGAACGCGGTATTCCACAGGCTCACCCCGAAGCGGGTGTCCTCGGCGAGCCGCGTGTAGTTGGCGAGGCCCACCCACTGCTGGGTGGGACGGCCCAGCCGCGCGTTGGTGAACGACAGGCGCAGGCCTTCGAGCAGGGGATAGAGACGATAGACGGCGAACAGCACGAGGCCCGGCGCGAGGAAGCCGTACGCCGTGCGCGTCTCGCGCGACGGACGAAGGTGACGCAGACGCGCTCCTAGTCGGGCAGCGCGTTGATCTGGCGCGCCAGATCCTCCATCGCGGCCTTCGCCGGCTTCTGGCCGGTGTAGACCGACTCGATCACCGGCCGAGTCAGGTTCTCGGCCGCGACCCACTTGGGCGTGGGCTGGCCGACCTGCCAGTTCGGGGCCTGCGAGAGCAGCGCCTTCAGCACCGGATCGCCGGTGATCCGCGGATCGCCGTGCGCCTTGCGGCTGGCCGAGACCTGGCCGGCCTTGAGGGTCCACTCCGCCACGTGATCGGTCATCCAGCGCACGTGGGCCCAGGCCGCGTCGCGCCTGGACCGGTCGACCGTCTTCACCTTGGGGAAGGCGTACTGGTGCGGCATGGCCCACACCACCGGCTGCTTGAACAGGCGCGGGAGCGGCACTGCCACGAACTCCACCTTGGCCTCGCGCAGGCCGGCGAAGTTCCAGGAGCCGGCGATCCACATGCCGAGCTTGCCCGCGATGAAGGCGTCGCGGCAGTTGGCGTTGGCGGGCGGGGCGATCTTGTGCTGGCCCTCGAGCGCGGCCCAGAACTCGGCGACCTCCAGCGCGGCGGGCTCGGTGACGGCGGCGCGCTTGAGATCGGCGGTGTAGATGTTGGCCCCGTTCTGCCAGAGCAGGTTGTGGAAGCCCCAGGTGTAGCGGCCGGGCCCCACGGTGCCGATGGCGAAGCCGAACACGTCGGGCGACTTGGCGATGCGCTTGGCCATGGTCACCAGCTCGTCGCGGCTGCCCGGCCCCCGCGGCTTGCCGTCGGCGCCCACGAGGCCGGCGTCCTTCATGACCTTCACGTTGAGGTAGAGGATGTGCTGCGGCACGTCGAGGGGCAGCGAGTAACGCTTGCCCTGGTAGGTGCCGCCCTGCCAGGTGGCGGGCAGGTAGTCGTCGCCGCGGAAGCCCTTGCCGGAGGCGGTGGCGTCGTCGATGGCCTCGAGCACGCCGTCGTTGGCGAAGTGCGGGACCTCCACGGTGTGGATCAGGGCCAGGTCCGGGCCCTCGCCGGCGGGCACCGCCACCTGCAGCTTGGCGTAGAGGTCGGCCCACGGCAGGCGCTGCTGCTCGAGGCGGATACCGGTGTCGCGCGTGAACGAGTCGATCAGCTCGTCCATCACCTTGCCGTCGGCGCCGGTGAGGCCGTTCCAGTAGGTGATGGTGGACTTCGGCTGCGCGCCGGTACGGCGGGTCCACGCGGCCACGCCGGCGGCCGAGACGCCGGCCACGAAGGCGCGGCGGCTCACCCGCGCGCGAGTGGGGGAGATGCCGTCACTGCCGTTGACGCCGCGATCACGAGCGCTCATGGGTTTCCTCCGGGCGAGACTGTACGTCCCCCTCACCGGCACTGTCAAATTGACACGCGATGGACCGGCTCCTAGACTCTGGCGCCATGACCACGCGCATCGGCATCGACACGCGACGGCGCCTCGGCCCGGTGGATCGGCGCATCTTCGGCCAGTTCATCGAGCACCTCGGCCGCTGCATCTACGGCGGCATCTACGAGGAGGGCTCGAATCTCTCCGACGAGCGGGGCTTCCGCCGCGACGTCATGGAGGCGGCGCGTCCGCTCCGCTTCCC is a window encoding:
- a CDS encoding TauD/TfdA family dioxygenase; protein product: MALTFRPLHPLFAAEVSPVDLKQVRDASTLAEIRAGMDEHAVLVFRDQVWSDAEHLDFARRLDGALHTKLGSSVLHKNRFGNEALGDISNVDENGEIMKSDNRKRMYSLGNRLWHTDASFQDPPGRYSMLSAKVVPPIAADTEYADMRAAYDALPEEEAARLEGLRVHHSIAHSRQTLGFEFSDSEQDALRGAIHPLVRTIPRSKRRSLYLASHASRIVDWPVPEGRLLLRDLIEHATQPRFVYRHHWRVGDLVIWDNRATMHRATPFDDARYRRELRRVTTLDIESPEPVARGG
- a CDS encoding carbohydrate ABC transporter permease — translated: MAATPRIDRQSWALTVALLALAVLWLAPIAWVVATSLKPAENIIRLPPEWIPWPVTGAHYHEVLLGSSRTARIGRAFVNSLVVSIGSVVVVLGTSALAAYPLARMRFPGRDLIFALLVGSLMIPNAVLLVPQYVLTQQLGWLSTYQGLIVPEAAMLFAFGVFLLRQFFLGMPRELEDAARIDGAGPWQVFWRIIVPLSQPVLAALAIFAFRSAWNDFLWPLIAVNRPEMFPLPVALALLRSAYSSESYGPIMAGAALSAVPLLVVFVVANRRIVEGVRLSGLKG
- a CDS encoding sugar ABC transporter permease, with amino-acid sequence MLFAVYRLYPLLEGLRLSFTNARLGRPTQQWVGLANYTRLAEDTRFGVSLWNTAFYTVASTLPILAVPLVLALALNRGRLRGLLRSVFFFPFTLSVVTVGLAWLWLLDPVVGPFNYYLRSIGVPARSWLADPHTAMWAIIGTTVWWVTGYYLVIYLAGLQDIPRDLYEAAALDGASSRHAFWAITLPLLRPVLLFVGVTHVIGSFQLFGQVFVLTGGGPGDSTRTVVQHLYETAFQNFFQFGAASAMAWVLFAVILAFSVLQFRLLRGHTEY
- a CDS encoding ABC transporter substrate-binding protein, giving the protein MSARDRGVNGSDGISPTRARVSRRAFVAGVSAAGVAAWTRRTGAQPKSTITYWNGLTGADGKVMDELIDSFTRDTGIRLEQQRLPWADLYAKLQVAVPAGEGPDLALIHTVEVPHFANDGVLEAIDDATASGKGFRGDDYLPATWQGGTYQGKRYSLPLDVPQHILYLNVKVMKDAGLVGADGKPRGPGSRDELVTMAKRIAKSPDVFGFAIGTVGPGRYTWGFHNLLWQNGANIYTADLKRAAVTEPAALEVAEFWAALEGQHKIAPPANANCRDAFIAGKLGMWIAGSWNFAGLREAKVEFVAVPLPRLFKQPVVWAMPHQYAFPKVKTVDRSRRDAAWAHVRWMTDHVAEWTLKAGQVSASRKAHGDPRITGDPVLKALLSQAPNWQVGQPTPKWVAAENLTRPVIESVYTGQKPAKAAMEDLARQINALPD